A window of Clostridioides sp. ES-S-0010-02 genomic DNA:
TAGCATGCTTGTTCAATTGCTACTGGGTCTGTTGATGCTAATATTCCTATATCATGTGCAATCGGTCTACCTGACCAAGGCACACAATCACAAAGTGGAGTCACATTCATAACAAAAGTTATATATCCTACCTTATCTTTTTTGTTTGATACTGCTCCATAAGCGTATTCTGCCATCTTTTCAACAAATACATCTGAGTCACTTTCCCATTGTATAGTTACTGCTCTAGTTGGACAGACAGTTGGACATTCTCCACATCCATAACACACATCAGAATCTATAATCGCCTTCTTATCTACTATACTTATAGCTTTTGTAGGACAAGAATTAACACATTTTCCACATCCTACACACTTCTTCTCTTTTACTACTGGTGTAACATCAGAATGTTGCATTTGCTTTCCTGCTGCACTTGCACACCCCATAGCTAAATTTTTTAATGCTCCTCCAAAACCTGCTGCTTCATGACCTTTAAAATGACTCATTACTATCATTGCAGAAGAATTATAAATTTCGCCACCTATTTTCACACTTTCAAAATGTTTTTTATCTATTTGTACATTTTCATAATTTCTACTGTACAATCCATCTGCAATTATTACTGGTGCATTTACCACTGCATAGGCAAAACCATTTTCTATAGCTGTTGTAAGATGGTCTACAGAATTTGTTCTACTCCCTGTATATAATGTATTTGTATCTGTTAAAAATGGCTTTCCTTCACAATCTTTAATCTTATCAACCACTTGTCTAACTGCTACAGGACTCATATATGTAGTATTTCCTTTTTCTCCAAAGTGAAGTTTGATTGCTACTTGGTCATTCTTTTCTATTAAATCTTTGAATCCTGCTGTATCAAATAATCTTCTTACATTGTTTGGCACATTTTTATTTTGCGAATTTGAGTATAAGTCACAAAAATATACTTTTGACTTTTCCATATCTACACCCCTTTAAAATATTTACTTGAATTAATTTTATCACTTTTAAAGTAATTTTTTAGTATATTTTACCACAATTAAAGATTCTTATCTTTATTTAATAAAAACAATATTATTTTAACTCCTTACTACATTTTTTTAATTCTTTACTAGTTTAGGCTCTATATACTATAGCATATCTTAAATAACCTATAATCACTATATTATAATCTATCTCCTTTTTTATTTTTAAACAGTTCCTTAAGGTAATAATTTAATTATTATAAAATATAATGAGTACGACTAAAACAAAAAAAAGACTTGAAACTTAAGTTCAAGTCTTTTTTACTTAGATATATTCTTATATATTACTAAGCATATTTTTACACAATACAG
This region includes:
- a CDS encoding DUF362 domain-containing protein; protein product: MEKSKVYFCDLYSNSQNKNVPNNVRRLFDTAGFKDLIEKNDQVAIKLHFGEKGNTTYMSPVAVRQVVDKIKDCEGKPFLTDTNTLYTGSRTNSVDHLTTAIENGFAYAVVNAPVIIADGLYSRNYENVQIDKKHFESVKIGGEIYNSSAMIVMSHFKGHEAAGFGGALKNLAMGCASAAGKQMQHSDVTPVVKEKKCVGCGKCVNSCPTKAISIVDKKAIIDSDVCYGCGECPTVCPTRAVTIQWESDSDVFVEKMAEYAYGAVSNKKDKVGYITFVMNVTPLCDCVPWSGRPIAHDIGILASTDPVAIEQACYDLVCKEMGHDVFKHEHPHVNGTRIIDYACEMGMGNKEYELIKL